From the Lancefieldella sp. Marseille-Q7238 genome, one window contains:
- the rpsG gene encoding 30S ribosomal protein S7, producing the protein MPRRAAAVRREVMPDAVYNNRLVTQLINKVLLDGKKATAERIVYGAFDIVAEKTGEDALTVFKKAMDNIRPTLEVKPKRVGGATYQVPMEVNSRRATTLAIRWIVNFSRTRKEKTMAERLANEIIDATNGVGASVKRREDLFKMAEANRAFSHYRF; encoded by the coding sequence ATGCCGCGTCGCGCAGCAGCAGTACGTCGTGAGGTTATGCCTGACGCCGTCTATAACAATCGACTGGTCACCCAGCTTATCAACAAGGTTCTTCTTGACGGTAAGAAGGCAACTGCAGAGCGCATCGTTTACGGTGCCTTTGATATCGTTGCCGAGAAGACCGGCGAAGATGCCCTTACTGTTTTCAAGAAGGCTATGGATAACATCCGTCCTACCCTTGAGGTCAAGCCTAAGCGTGTAGGCGGCGCCACCTATCAGGTGCCTATGGAGGTTAACTCCCGTCGTGCAACCACCCTTGCTATCCGCTGGATTGTTAACTTCAGCCGTACTCGCAAAGAGAAGACCATGGCCGAGCGCCTTGCCAATGAGATTATCGACGCAACCAATGGCGTCGGTGCCTCTGTCAAGCGCCGTGAAGACCTGTTCAAGATGGCAGAGGCCAACCGCGCCTTCTCCCATTACCGCTTCTAA
- the rpsL gene encoding 30S ribosomal protein S12, which produces MPTINQLVRKGRMSVQAKSKNAALQHNPQKRGVCTRVFTTTPKKPNSALRKVARVRLVNGIEVTAYIPGEGHNLQEHSIVLVRGGRVRDLPGVRYKVVRGAYDCAAVQNRAKARSRYGTKRAK; this is translated from the coding sequence TTGCCTACTATCAACCAGCTTGTCCGCAAGGGCCGCATGAGTGTTCAGGCCAAGTCCAAGAACGCCGCCCTGCAGCACAACCCCCAGAAGCGCGGCGTTTGCACCCGCGTTTTCACCACGACCCCTAAGAAGCCTAACTCGGCGCTTCGTAAGGTTGCTCGTGTGCGCCTTGTCAACGGCATTGAGGTTACCGCCTATATCCCTGGCGAGGGCCACAATCTTCAGGAGCACTCCATCGTGCTTGTCCGTGGCGGCCGTGTCCGCGACCTTCCTGGCGTTCGTTATAAGGTCGTCCGTGGCGCGTATGACTGCGCTGCGGTTCAGAACCGCGCAAAGGCTCGTTCCCGTTACGGCACCAAGCGTGCGAAGTAA
- a CDS encoding GNAT family N-acetyltransferase has product MLRLERINGKNVWDILKLKVSEEQQSFVAGNDTSIIEAYTSITGNGQVFPFGIYEGTVPVGFLMIGFGADDFWDDAPAIAYDSYDLRRLMIDAKHQGKGYGKEALKLALEFIRTSPCGRADYCWLSYEPENEAAQNLYRSFGFVETGEKDGEELIAVLKLASDIPEGMSNTEALLANDKTFSPHGMDTPGNVVC; this is encoded by the coding sequence GTGCTAAGACTGGAACGCATAAACGGAAAAAATGTATGGGACATTCTTAAGCTCAAGGTGTCCGAGGAACAACAAAGCTTTGTCGCCGGAAACGATACAAGCATTATCGAGGCCTATACCTCCATAACAGGAAACGGACAGGTATTTCCTTTTGGTATCTACGAGGGTACTGTACCGGTAGGTTTTTTGATGATTGGGTTTGGTGCGGACGACTTCTGGGACGACGCTCCGGCGATAGCTTATGACAGCTACGATCTCAGACGTCTGATGATAGACGCAAAGCATCAGGGTAAAGGATATGGGAAAGAAGCCCTCAAGCTCGCGCTGGAGTTTATACGCACCTCCCCCTGTGGGAGGGCAGATTATTGTTGGCTTTCCTATGAGCCTGAAAATGAAGCTGCTCAAAATCTCTATCGTTCGTTTGGATTTGTTGAAACGGGCGAGAAGGACGGCGAGGAATTGATCGCCGTTTTGAAGTTAGCCTCAGATATACCTGAAGGAATGTCCAACACTGAGGCACTTCTCGCCAACGACAAAACATTTTCTCCCCATGGTATGGATACGCCCGGCAACGTGGTGTGTTGA